One window of the Treponema primitia ZAS-1 genome contains the following:
- a CDS encoding 3-isopropylmalate dehydratase large subunit, giving the protein MGKTLAEKIFDAHVADRPFGDTWVLRLDRVFCHEITTPIAINDLVSKKLDRVFDKTKLKVVIDHVSPAKDSKTAQQGKILRDWARRHGIKDFFDIGRNGVCHAIFPEKGFVRPGYTIIMGDSHTCTHGAFGAFAAGVGTTDLEVGILKGVCAFRKPETLRINLNGKLSKGVYAKDVILAIIAKIGVAGATDKVMELRGPVIEGADGVPALSMEGRMTICNMAVEAGATSGVCMPDRVTVDYLWPFIGPAGEKAYATKEAALADYAKWRSDDDAVYAGVVDIDCSGLEPSATVDYKPDQVKTIRSLKGTRVDQVYIGSCTNGRMEDLRAAAAVLKGRKIADTVRGIVSPATTEIYTQALKEGLIQIFLDAGFCVTNATCGACLGMSNGVLAEGEVCASTTNRNFYGRMGKGGMVHLMSPVSAAATAIAGSITNPEDL; this is encoded by the coding sequence ATGGGAAAAACCTTAGCGGAAAAAATTTTTGACGCCCATGTGGCGGACCGGCCCTTCGGTGACACCTGGGTGCTCAGGCTGGACCGGGTATTTTGTCACGAGATCACCACCCCTATCGCTATCAACGATCTGGTATCAAAAAAACTGGACCGGGTCTTTGACAAAACAAAGCTCAAGGTAGTGATAGACCATGTAAGCCCTGCCAAGGATTCCAAAACCGCCCAGCAGGGGAAGATACTCCGGGACTGGGCGCGGCGGCATGGGATCAAGGATTTCTTCGACATAGGCAGGAACGGTGTGTGTCACGCCATCTTCCCGGAGAAGGGCTTTGTACGGCCGGGCTACACCATCATCATGGGGGACAGCCACACCTGCACCCACGGAGCCTTCGGGGCCTTTGCCGCCGGGGTGGGTACCACAGACCTGGAAGTGGGGATCCTCAAGGGGGTCTGCGCTTTCCGCAAGCCCGAAACTTTGCGTATCAATCTGAATGGAAAACTCAGTAAAGGTGTGTATGCCAAGGATGTGATCCTGGCGATCATCGCTAAAATCGGCGTGGCCGGCGCCACCGATAAGGTAATGGAACTGCGGGGGCCGGTGATCGAAGGGGCCGATGGCGTCCCGGCGCTCAGCATGGAAGGCCGGATGACTATCTGCAACATGGCGGTGGAAGCCGGCGCCACGAGCGGGGTCTGTATGCCCGACCGCGTTACGGTGGACTATCTCTGGCCCTTCATCGGTCCGGCGGGGGAAAAGGCCTACGCAACCAAGGAAGCGGCACTGGCGGACTATGCCAAGTGGCGCAGCGATGATGACGCGGTGTATGCGGGGGTGGTCGATATTGACTGTTCCGGTCTGGAGCCGTCGGCTACGGTGGATTATAAGCCGGATCAGGTTAAAACTATCCGCTCCCTTAAGGGGACGCGGGTAGACCAGGTCTACATTGGGTCCTGTACCAACGGGCGCATGGAGGACCTCCGGGCTGCGGCGGCGGTGCTGAAGGGGCGGAAGATTGCCGACACCGTACGGGGTATCGTTTCACCGGCCACCACGGAAATCTACACCCAGGCCCTCAAGGAAGGGCTGATACAGATATTCCTGGACGCGGGGTTCTGTGTAACCAACGCCACCTGCGGGGCCTGCCTGGGAATGTCCAATGGGGTCCTGGCTGAGGGGGAAGTTTGCGCCTCCACCACTAACCGCAATTTCTACGGACGTATGGGTAAGGGCGGCATGGTCCACCTTATGAGCCCCGTTTCCGCGGCGGCAACTGCCATAGCGGGCAGTATCACTAATCCCGAAGATCTTTAA
- a CDS encoding 3-isopropylmalate dehydratase small subunit, whose translation MKNFGGRVLFLDRSDINTDEIIPAKYLTENSKEALKAFILEDLKLPGFSPADTAGKGAIITRANFGCGSSREHAPWVLEVNGINIVIGESFARIFRQNMYNCGMIAAELPAPTLEELFRDFKGQETTLTADIEKATLTFAGGGKTKSVPFVLKDFEKALVEAGGWVEYAAAHY comes from the coding sequence ATGAAAAACTTTGGAGGCCGGGTCCTGTTTTTGGATCGCAGCGATATTAATACGGACGAGATTATTCCCGCCAAGTACTTAACTGAAAATTCCAAGGAGGCCCTTAAGGCTTTTATCCTGGAGGATCTGAAACTTCCGGGCTTTAGCCCTGCGGATACTGCCGGCAAGGGGGCTATCATTACCAGGGCTAACTTTGGCTGCGGCAGTTCCCGGGAACACGCGCCCTGGGTGCTGGAAGTGAACGGCATCAATATCGTTATCGGCGAAAGTTTCGCCCGGATATTCCGTCAGAATATGTATAACTGCGGGATGATCGCCGCGGAGCTTCCGGCGCCCACCCTGGAGGAACTGTTCCGGGATTTTAAGGGGCAGGAAACAACGCTTACGGCGGATATCGAAAAAGCTACCCTCACCTTTGCGGGGGGAGGGAAGACAAAGTCCGTCCCCTTTGTACTCAAGGATTTTGAAAAAGCCCTGGTGGAAGCCGGGGGATGGGTTGAATATGCCGCGGCGCATTATTAA
- a CDS encoding carbon starvation protein A → MNGLVMLLISAVVLLAAYLVYGRYLARKWGVDPKRPTPAHEMEDGVDYVPTRPSIVFGHEFASIAGAGPINGPIQAAMFGWLPVLLWILIGGIFFGAVQDFSALYASVKNKGKTIGYIIETYIGKTGKRLFLLFVWLFSILVVAAFADIVAGTFAGFNAAGGKVEANAAVATTSLLFIAAAIGLGFFMRKFKPTGIVSGIVAVVLLTICITLGILLPVYVAKSIWLYVVFAYIFFASITPVWGLLQPRDYLNSFLLVAMIGAAFIGVVFTAPVINIPAFTAFKVGNNYLFPILFVTVACGAVSGFHSLVASGTASKQIDNEKHMLPISFGAMLVESLLAVLALITVGALTVGGKLPEGIVTPPQIFAFAVAGFLTKLGLPANIIFTLITLSVSAFALTSLDSVARVGRLAFQELFTEDLEPGQTGHPFANFLANKYVATIATLFVGYLLAVLGYQTIWPLFGSANQLLAALSLIACSVFLKKTNRQGAMLWGPMFIMLAVTFTALVFTIIQKYGKIGAGSFTFGADGLQLVFAILLLGLGIMVAVSGVKKLTEKAAA, encoded by the coding sequence ATGAACGGTTTAGTTATGCTTCTTATTTCTGCGGTGGTACTTTTGGCTGCATATCTTGTGTACGGACGTTACTTAGCACGCAAATGGGGGGTGGATCCCAAACGGCCTACCCCGGCCCATGAGATGGAGGATGGCGTGGATTATGTCCCCACCCGGCCCAGCATTGTGTTTGGCCATGAATTCGCGTCCATCGCCGGTGCAGGTCCCATCAACGGGCCTATTCAGGCGGCAATGTTCGGCTGGCTGCCGGTACTGCTCTGGATACTTATCGGGGGGATATTCTTCGGCGCGGTCCAGGATTTTTCCGCCCTTTACGCTTCGGTAAAAAACAAGGGAAAAACCATCGGGTATATTATCGAAACCTATATCGGTAAAACCGGGAAGCGGCTTTTCCTTCTTTTTGTGTGGCTCTTCTCCATTCTGGTGGTTGCCGCATTTGCGGATATCGTGGCGGGAACCTTCGCGGGCTTCAACGCCGCAGGGGGCAAGGTGGAAGCCAACGCTGCGGTGGCCACAACATCCCTGCTCTTTATCGCCGCTGCCATTGGACTCGGTTTTTTCATGAGAAAATTCAAGCCCACCGGCATTGTGTCGGGAATCGTCGCCGTAGTTTTGCTGACAATCTGTATCACCCTTGGCATTCTTCTTCCGGTTTATGTGGCAAAATCTATTTGGCTCTATGTGGTCTTTGCCTATATCTTTTTCGCCTCCATTACCCCGGTTTGGGGCTTACTCCAGCCCCGGGATTATCTTAATTCCTTCCTTCTGGTGGCCATGATCGGCGCGGCCTTTATCGGCGTGGTCTTCACCGCCCCGGTCATCAATATCCCTGCGTTTACGGCATTCAAGGTGGGTAACAATTACCTGTTCCCCATCCTGTTCGTTACCGTAGCCTGCGGCGCGGTTTCCGGTTTCCACAGCCTGGTAGCCTCCGGTACCGCATCAAAGCAGATCGATAACGAAAAACATATGCTCCCCATATCATTTGGGGCCATGCTGGTGGAAAGTCTTCTGGCGGTATTAGCCCTGATTACCGTGGGCGCCTTAACCGTAGGGGGAAAACTCCCGGAAGGTATCGTCACCCCGCCGCAGATCTTTGCTTTTGCGGTTGCGGGCTTCCTGACCAAGCTCGGCCTGCCTGCAAACATCATATTCACCCTGATTACCCTTTCGGTTTCCGCTTTCGCCCTCACCTCCCTGGATTCGGTGGCCCGGGTTGGCCGCCTTGCTTTCCAGGAGCTGTTTACGGAAGATTTGGAACCGGGACAAACGGGGCATCCCTTTGCGAACTTCCTGGCCAATAAGTATGTCGCCACCATTGCTACCCTCTTTGTGGGTTACCTCCTGGCCGTACTGGGGTACCAGACCATCTGGCCCCTCTTCGGATCCGCAAACCAGCTTCTGGCGGCATTGTCCCTTATCGCCTGTTCCGTTTTCTTAAAAAAGACCAACCGTCAGGGCGCCATGCTCTGGGGACCCATGTTCATCATGCTTGCGGTTACCTTTACTGCCCTGGTTTTTACGATCATTCAGAAATACGGTAAGATAGGGGCCGGCAGTTTCACCTTCGGCGCCGACGGCCTCCAGTTGGTCTTCGCCATCCTGCTTCTGGGCTTGGGGATTATGGTTGCTGTTTCGGGGGTAAAGAAACTCACTGAAAAGGCTGCGGCATAG
- a CDS encoding acyl-CoA thioesterase produces the protein MFTTTVTPRFGDIDGLGHINNTVLANWFELGRNPLFRIFAPDLRVVHGDWPLIMAHADYDFVGELFFQYDVEIRSCISRIGTKSFTVYHEAWQEGQLCTTGHAVIVHFDFISRKSTPIPADKRKLLEEHLTPQEN, from the coding sequence ATGTTTACAACAACGGTAACACCCCGGTTCGGGGATATTGACGGACTGGGGCACATCAACAATACGGTCCTGGCAAATTGGTTTGAACTTGGCCGGAATCCTCTGTTTCGGATCTTCGCACCCGATCTCCGGGTGGTCCATGGCGACTGGCCCTTGATTATGGCCCACGCGGATTATGATTTTGTGGGGGAACTTTTTTTCCAGTACGATGTGGAAATCCGCAGTTGCATCAGCCGCATCGGGACCAAGTCCTTTACGGTGTACCACGAGGCATGGCAGGAAGGACAGCTTTGCACTACGGGACACGCCGTAATCGTCCACTTTGATTTTATCAGCCGGAAAAGTACACCTATTCCGGCTGATAAAAGAAAGCTTCTGGAAGAACACCTTACACCACAGGAAAACTAA
- the gpmI gene encoding 2,3-bisphosphoglycerate-independent phosphoglycerate mutase — protein sequence MVEALKKDPSWKGRRGPVVLVIMDGVGYGKYKEGDAVADSKMYHLDAIRAKSPNTKLKAHGKAVGLPSDDDMGNSEVGHNAMGCGRVFNQGAALVSKSIETGAMFTGQAWKDVSSNAAKGGTLHFIGLFSDGNVHSHLDHLKAMIKQAKKDGVKKLRVHVLFDGRDVGETSALEYVDPFEAFLKEQSGSNFDARIASGGGRMWITMDRYGADWSMVERGWKVHVHGEGRQFATTREAVETYRKEIPGIIDQDLKEFVIAEGGKPIGTIEDGDSVVYFNFRGDRSLEITAAFEDDKFDKFDRGRRPKVCYAGMMEYDGDLHAPKRYLVSPPSIDKTMGEYLAATGVRTLAISETQKYGHVTYFFNGNRTGKFDDKLETFVEIKSDVLPFEQRPWMKCAEITDQILEAIPSGKYDFIRLNFPNGDMVGHTGIYQAVVCSMEAMDLQLGRIAKAVDEAGAVLVITADHGNSDDMFEHDKKSGAVSRKEDGSPKAKTSHSLNPVPCIVYDPEYKGEYPATPHDSILNEGLGISSIAATCIRLLGYVPPKDYDPAVIK from the coding sequence ATGGTAGAAGCCCTTAAAAAAGACCCTTCCTGGAAGGGCCGGCGCGGTCCGGTGGTCCTGGTCATCATGGATGGCGTGGGATACGGCAAATATAAAGAAGGCGATGCGGTCGCCGATTCCAAAATGTATCATTTAGACGCGATTAGGGCGAAGAGCCCCAATACCAAGCTTAAAGCCCACGGTAAGGCGGTGGGTCTCCCCTCGGACGACGACATGGGGAACAGCGAAGTGGGCCACAACGCCATGGGCTGCGGCCGGGTCTTTAATCAGGGCGCGGCCCTGGTGTCCAAGTCCATCGAAACCGGGGCCATGTTCACCGGCCAGGCCTGGAAGGATGTGTCCTCCAATGCCGCTAAGGGCGGAACCCTGCACTTTATCGGCCTTTTTTCCGATGGCAATGTGCACAGCCATCTGGACCACCTCAAGGCCATGATTAAGCAGGCAAAAAAAGACGGGGTTAAGAAGCTTCGGGTCCACGTACTTTTCGACGGCCGGGATGTGGGTGAAACCAGCGCCCTGGAATATGTTGACCCCTTCGAGGCTTTCCTGAAAGAGCAGAGCGGCAGTAATTTTGACGCCCGCATAGCTTCCGGGGGCGGCCGTATGTGGATCACCATGGATCGCTACGGCGCGGACTGGAGCATGGTGGAACGGGGCTGGAAGGTCCATGTCCACGGCGAGGGACGGCAGTTCGCTACAACCAGGGAGGCGGTGGAAACCTACCGCAAGGAGATCCCCGGTATCATCGACCAGGACCTCAAGGAATTCGTCATAGCCGAGGGGGGCAAGCCTATTGGTACTATCGAAGACGGGGATTCGGTGGTCTACTTCAATTTCCGTGGAGACCGGTCCCTGGAGATCACCGCCGCCTTCGAGGATGACAAGTTTGATAAGTTTGACCGCGGACGCAGGCCCAAGGTTTGTTACGCCGGGATGATGGAATACGACGGCGATTTACATGCCCCTAAGCGCTACCTGGTAAGCCCGCCGTCCATCGATAAGACCATGGGTGAATACCTGGCTGCCACCGGGGTACGTACCCTTGCTATTTCGGAAACCCAGAAGTACGGCCATGTAACCTACTTTTTCAACGGCAATCGTACCGGCAAGTTCGACGACAAGCTTGAAACCTTTGTGGAGATCAAGAGCGACGTGCTCCCCTTTGAACAGCGCCCCTGGATGAAGTGCGCCGAAATAACCGATCAGATATTGGAAGCCATACCCTCGGGGAAATACGATTTTATCCGGCTCAACTTCCCCAACGGCGACATGGTGGGCCACACCGGGATATACCAGGCGGTGGTCTGCTCCATGGAAGCCATGGACCTCCAGCTGGGCCGTATCGCCAAAGCGGTGGATGAAGCCGGCGCAGTATTGGTAATCACCGCCGATCACGGCAACTCGGACGATATGTTTGAACACGATAAAAAAAGCGGCGCCGTATCCCGCAAAGAGGATGGCAGCCCCAAGGCTAAGACCAGCCACAGCCTCAACCCCGTCCCCTGCATCGTCTACGATCCGGAGTACAAGGGCGAATATCCCGCGACTCCTCACGACAGCATTCTTAACGAGGGCCTGGGTATCAGCTCTATCGCCGCCACCTGCATACGGTTATTAGGTTACGTACCCCCGAAGGACTACGACCCGGCGGTGATTAAGTAG
- a CDS encoding GH116 family glycosyl-hydrolase, which yields MEKIYPQDVLYGLGYNARYTREHDQALFLLGGIGTGSISLGSRGQLTDFELFNHPSKGLRFPYTFFAVHAQGEGVNVTKVLESRLTPPYGAANGLPAQELSGLPRFLESEMQVQFPFASIQFMDDRLPVKAELEAFNPFIPLNANDSGIPAAILRYRIKNTSAAPLQISVAGSLYNAGGFTGIEPFGNFINTGRPFNVYQKEQEIRGIFLDNDGLPPASIEYGNLALMTSDESVSYKAEWQMGQRIDGIHNFWDDFSEDGKLDNDAPKMGVDGKLDKKILIKIGSLAISRTLAPGEEYCYTFALAWYFPNRIKSWPKDMNLCDEEGQEITRNYYATLFKSSWGAGSYLLKNLDRLEGVSRKFTDAVYGSTLPGYIIDAMTANLTILKSTTCFRIENGHMFAFEGCLDNVGSCPGNCTHVWYYAQAMAYLFPELEQSMRRTDFLTETNDEGEMQFRAMRELNGASWGFLPAVDGQMGTIVRLYRDWLISGDDAFLKELWPKAKLALDYGIRTWDTDGDFVLDGMKHVDYDVEFYGIDPLGNLCYLAALKAAVKIAEYLKDEGAHNRYQTIYDTASVQADKFMWDSKAGYFIQVLKDVDEFKYQHGTGCLADQLIGQFYAHLTGLGPLVDAGHIKQAAQSIFKYNFISDFTDHPNMQRGYAVNDDKGLLMTTWPLGGRPRYPFFYSEEAWSRTEYHVASTLIYEGFLDEGLTIAKAVRDRYDGIKRNPWNEFECGWHYSGIMSSWGLLLALSGYRPDLPAGKMYFAPVLNKDNFKCFWSNGKAWGTYTQKTVNGVLEYQTETLYGDLSGIEVVSTG from the coding sequence ATGGAAAAGATTTACCCCCAGGATGTATTGTATGGCCTTGGGTATAATGCCCGGTATACCCGGGAGCACGACCAGGCGCTTTTTTTACTTGGGGGTATTGGTACGGGGAGTATTTCCCTTGGTTCCAGAGGGCAGCTTACGGATTTTGAACTTTTCAATCATCCATCCAAGGGGCTCCGCTTTCCCTATACCTTTTTTGCCGTTCATGCCCAGGGGGAAGGGGTTAATGTTACGAAGGTTCTGGAATCCCGGTTAACCCCTCCCTATGGCGCTGCCAATGGATTACCCGCACAGGAATTAAGCGGTTTACCGCGTTTCCTGGAGAGCGAGATGCAAGTACAATTTCCATTTGCATCAATACAATTTATGGATGATCGCCTTCCGGTTAAAGCAGAACTGGAGGCGTTTAACCCTTTCATCCCCCTTAACGCCAATGATTCGGGGATCCCCGCAGCGATACTGCGGTATCGAATTAAAAACACCTCGGCGGCGCCATTACAAATTTCAGTTGCCGGTTCTCTGTATAATGCCGGAGGATTCACCGGCATAGAACCCTTTGGGAATTTTATTAATACGGGCCGTCCCTTTAATGTCTATCAAAAAGAGCAGGAGATACGGGGTATTTTCCTTGATAACGACGGCCTTCCGCCTGCCAGTATCGAATATGGCAATTTGGCTTTGATGACATCCGATGAATCCGTAAGTTACAAAGCGGAATGGCAGATGGGGCAGCGCATTGATGGCATTCACAATTTTTGGGATGATTTCAGTGAGGATGGTAAACTGGATAACGATGCGCCTAAAATGGGTGTGGATGGTAAATTGGATAAAAAGATCCTCATAAAAATTGGTTCTTTGGCAATAAGCCGCACATTGGCCCCCGGGGAGGAATACTGTTACACCTTTGCCTTGGCATGGTATTTTCCAAATCGCATTAAGAGTTGGCCAAAGGATATGAACCTCTGTGATGAAGAGGGCCAGGAGATAACCCGTAATTACTATGCAACCCTCTTTAAAAGTTCCTGGGGCGCCGGATCCTACCTTTTGAAAAATCTGGATCGTCTGGAAGGGGTGAGCCGGAAATTTACCGACGCCGTATACGGCAGTACCCTGCCGGGTTACATAATAGACGCCATGACCGCAAACCTGACTATCCTTAAAAGTACAACCTGTTTCCGTATCGAAAATGGGCACATGTTTGCTTTTGAAGGGTGCCTTGATAACGTAGGCAGTTGTCCCGGTAACTGTACCCATGTCTGGTATTATGCCCAGGCCATGGCCTATTTGTTTCCCGAACTGGAGCAATCCATGCGGCGGACGGACTTTCTTACGGAGACTAATGATGAAGGGGAAATGCAATTCCGGGCAATGCGGGAATTGAATGGCGCCAGCTGGGGTTTTTTGCCCGCCGTAGACGGGCAGATGGGCACCATAGTGCGGCTGTACCGGGATTGGCTCATCAGCGGGGACGATGCTTTCCTTAAAGAACTATGGCCCAAGGCAAAATTGGCCCTGGATTATGGGATTCGAACCTGGGATACCGACGGTGATTTTGTATTGGACGGAATGAAGCATGTTGATTATGATGTGGAATTTTACGGGATAGACCCCTTAGGTAACCTGTGCTATCTTGCGGCATTAAAAGCGGCGGTGAAAATTGCAGAATATTTGAAGGACGAAGGTGCGCACAATCGTTATCAAACTATTTACGATACGGCTTCGGTTCAAGCGGATAAATTCATGTGGGATAGCAAGGCGGGATATTTTATTCAGGTACTGAAAGATGTAGATGAATTTAAATATCAACATGGTACGGGCTGCCTCGCGGATCAATTAATCGGTCAATTTTATGCCCATTTGACGGGCCTTGGGCCGCTTGTGGATGCGGGGCATATTAAGCAGGCAGCCCAGTCTATTTTTAAATATAACTTTATTTCAGATTTTACTGATCATCCGAATATGCAGCGGGGATATGCGGTTAACGATGACAAGGGTTTATTGATGACCACCTGGCCCCTGGGCGGCCGGCCCCGGTATCCGTTTTTCTACTCCGAAGAAGCCTGGAGCCGTACTGAATACCATGTCGCCTCTACCCTAATCTACGAAGGGTTTCTTGATGAGGGGCTCACGATCGCCAAGGCTGTTCGGGATCGGTACGATGGCATTAAGCGTAATCCATGGAACGAATTTGAATGCGGATGGCACTATTCGGGGATCATGTCCAGTTGGGGCCTTTTGCTAGCCCTTAGCGGCTATCGTCCGGATCTGCCCGCCGGCAAAATGTATTTTGCTCCGGTGCTGAACAAAGATAATTTTAAATGTTTTTGGTCTAACGGAAAAGCCTGGGGGACCTATACCCAAAAAACCGTGAACGGCGTACTTGAGTATCAAACCGAAACCTTATATGGAGACCTTTCCGGCATCGAAGTTGTTAGTACGGGATAG
- a CDS encoding D-lyxose/D-mannose family sugar isomerase, with translation MKRSELNKIIRESLAFVRGRGLEFPPFATWSPDDWRKIGEDERELVDNMLGWDISDFGGNFKKVGLTIFTYRNGNFNNKEKYPKPYAEKLLLVDEGQELPFHFHWSKMEDIINRGGGELVLHVYNSDEHEDFAKTDVVLTLDGKKITVPAGSAVRLLPGQSITLLPGQYHNWIAEKGKVMLFEVSTTNDDRVDNRFHSAKGRIPEIEEDVKPEYLIFNDYKDYVPFK, from the coding sequence ATGAAACGTTCTGAATTGAACAAGATAATACGGGAATCCCTGGCATTTGTCCGGGGTAGGGGTCTGGAATTTCCACCCTTTGCTACATGGTCCCCCGATGACTGGCGTAAGATTGGGGAAGATGAGCGTGAACTTGTGGATAATATGTTAGGATGGGATATTTCAGACTTTGGCGGGAATTTTAAGAAGGTGGGACTTACTATCTTTACGTACCGTAACGGTAATTTTAATAATAAAGAAAAATATCCAAAACCCTATGCGGAAAAACTTTTGCTGGTGGATGAAGGCCAGGAACTGCCCTTTCATTTCCATTGGAGTAAAATGGAGGATATTATCAACCGGGGCGGCGGGGAATTAGTTCTTCATGTGTACAATTCCGATGAGCACGAAGACTTTGCCAAGACCGATGTGGTATTAACCTTGGATGGAAAGAAAATTACCGTGCCCGCAGGCAGTGCGGTACGGCTGCTCCCCGGCCAGAGTATTACCCTGCTTCCCGGGCAATATCATAATTGGATTGCCGAAAAGGGAAAGGTCATGCTGTTTGAAGTTTCTACCACCAATGACGATAGGGTTGATAATCGTTTCCATTCAGCTAAGGGTAGAATCCCTGAAATTGAGGAAGATGTTAAGCCGGAGTATTTGATTTTTAACGATTATAAAGACTACGTACCGTTTAAGTAG
- a CDS encoding carbohydrate ABC transporter permease, with product MKKIKPNKIRNHSLSDQIGQTALVVCLTVIGILMLFPFFWAFSTSLRLPKDSFSLPPAFFPTEWRWENYAYIFKALPFGRYLINSIVVVVSIVAVSLLFSSMAAFSFAKLHFKGQNIMFIYIICGLMIPFQSIVVAQFLIVSRMNLIDTPLALILPYIANPFGIFLLRQFMAGIPNSYYDAAVIDGCNKFRIYWNVIIPMSVPSLVVVAFIQFIAQWNNFFAPLIYINSTEKFTLPMGMQTLKGFRSAGSLAYILAGVMISLVVPSVVYIIGQKHLIKGTLLSGLKS from the coding sequence GTGAAAAAAATAAAACCAAATAAAATCAGAAACCATAGTTTATCGGATCAGATTGGACAGACCGCATTGGTTGTCTGCCTTACCGTTATAGGCATTCTTATGTTGTTTCCGTTTTTCTGGGCTTTCTCTACTTCTCTGCGGCTGCCCAAAGATTCTTTTAGTCTGCCGCCGGCATTTTTCCCCACCGAATGGCGCTGGGAAAATTATGCGTATATTTTCAAGGCGTTACCATTTGGACGGTATTTAATCAACAGTATCGTCGTGGTAGTTTCCATAGTGGCAGTGTCATTACTCTTTTCTTCAATGGCGGCATTTTCCTTTGCAAAACTGCATTTTAAGGGTCAGAATATTATGTTTATCTATATTATCTGCGGCCTCATGATCCCCTTCCAATCCATAGTTGTTGCACAGTTTCTGATTGTATCCAGGATGAATTTGATAGATACTCCGCTGGCATTGATACTACCGTATATCGCAAATCCATTTGGTATTTTCCTGCTCCGGCAGTTCATGGCGGGTATTCCCAATAGTTACTATGATGCGGCGGTCATAGACGGCTGTAATAAGTTCCGTATTTATTGGAATGTAATCATCCCCATGTCGGTACCATCCCTGGTTGTGGTTGCCTTTATTCAGTTTATTGCACAATGGAATAACTTTTTCGCTCCCCTCATCTACATCAATTCAACCGAGAAGTTTACCCTTCCCATGGGTATGCAGACCCTCAAGGGGTTCCGTTCCGCGGGCAGCCTGGCCTACATTCTTGCGGGGGTCATGATCTCCCTGGTTGTTCCTTCGGTGGTATATATAATTGGACAAAAACATCTTATCAAGGGCACCTTACTCTCCGGCCTTAAAAGCTGA
- a CDS encoding carbohydrate ABC transporter permease, whose amino-acid sequence MGTKTVHTVSQKQRTIRENVSGYLFILPTVLFYTAFIGIPIFMTVFILSFSDFSLLSPLEFVGLTNFFKLFTDPDFKIVVFNTLKFICIIAPVHIILGLVLATLIDSVRSRFFQGFFRTVFYFPLVVTTASIVLVWGYLYDYNFGVFNWILSQFGIAPIRWLADTKWSLLSVALFSAWKFIGNAFLYYYIGLRNVPDVYLEAASIDGASKLQQFFHVKLPLLTPTLFFVITTTLINCFQMFDEPYFLTRGGPGVSSQTIAMHIYRKGFGEYHFGYASTLGLILFLIVLVVTIFMFAFQKKWVNYDSE is encoded by the coding sequence ATGGGGACAAAAACGGTACATACGGTTAGCCAAAAGCAGCGCACCATAAGGGAAAATGTTTCCGGGTATCTTTTTATACTTCCTACGGTCTTGTTTTATACGGCATTTATCGGCATCCCGATTTTTATGACTGTTTTTATTTTAAGTTTCTCAGATTTCAGCCTTCTGTCTCCCCTTGAATTTGTCGGATTAACAAATTTTTTCAAGTTATTTACGGATCCGGATTTTAAAATCGTGGTGTTCAATACGCTTAAATTTATCTGTATTATCGCCCCCGTACATATCATCCTGGGTCTTGTTTTAGCGACCCTCATTGATTCGGTCAGGAGCCGTTTTTTCCAGGGGTTCTTTCGGACGGTATTTTATTTCCCCCTGGTTGTCACCACCGCTTCAATTGTCCTGGTATGGGGGTATCTCTACGACTATAACTTTGGCGTTTTCAATTGGATCCTGAGTCAATTCGGCATTGCCCCAATCCGGTGGTTGGCCGATACGAAGTGGTCCCTCCTTTCGGTTGCTTTGTTCAGCGCCTGGAAATTCATTGGCAACGCTTTTTTGTACTATTACATAGGTCTTAGAAATGTACCGGATGTTTACCTGGAAGCTGCAAGCATTGATGGGGCAAGTAAACTACAGCAGTTTTTCCATGTAAAGCTGCCTCTGCTTACGCCAACCCTTTTCTTTGTGATTACCACAACTTTGATTAATTGTTTCCAGATGTTTGATGAACCCTACTTTCTTACAAGGGGAGGTCCGGGGGTTTCTTCTCAGACTATTGCCATGCACATTTATCGGAAGGGCTTTGGGGAGTATCACTTTGGATACGCTTCCACATTGGGCTTAATTCTGTTCCTTATTGTTCTGGTGGTTACTATTTTTATGTTTGCATTTCAGAAAAAATGGGTAAACTATGATAGTGAATAG